DNA sequence from the Actinacidiphila yeochonensis CN732 genome:
GTCCCCCGTCTCACCGGCCGGCCGCTGCCGCCGCACGGGGACGAACCCCGACTCATACCCGCAACCGGGGCGGTGGAACCGCCGCAGCCCGCTGTGAGTCCTCCCTGGTGTTCGCTCTCCCGACCCGGCCACCACTAGGGTGTGAGGCTGTGAGGATCTCCCGGACGTGCGCGCGTCGTCGGCGTACCCCCGAGAACGTGGGAGGCTGCGCGTGCGCGAGTACCTGCTGACCCTGTTTATCGCCGCCGCGGTCACGTACCTGCTGACCGGACCGGTGCGGAAGTTCGCCATCGCCGCCGGCGCGATGCCACCCATCCGCGACCGTGACGTGCACCGCGAACCGACCCCCCGGCTGGGCGGCATCGCGATGTTCGGCGGCCTGTGCGCCGGCCTGGTGGTCGCCGCGCACCTGACCAACCTCTCGTCGGTCTTCACGCTCTCGAACGAGCCGCGCGCGCTGCTGTCCGGTGCCGGCCTGATCTGGCTGCTCGGCGTGCTCGACGACAAGTGGGGCGTGGACGCGCTGGTCAAGCTCGGCGTCCAGATGATCGCCGCGGGCGTCATGGTCTTCCAGGGCCTGGCGATCCTGTGGATCCCGGTGCCCGGCATCGGCACGGTGGCCCTCACCCCGGTGCAGTCCACGCTGCTGACCGTCGCGCTGGTGGTCATCACCATCAACGCCGTGAACTTCGTCGACGGCCTCGACGGCCTGGCCGCCGGCATGGTCTGCATCGCCTCGGTCGCGTTCTTCATGTACGCCTACCGCATGTGGTACGGCTACGGCATCGAGGCCGCCGCCCCCGCGACGCTCTTCTCCGCGATCCTCATCGGGATGTGCCTGGGCTTCCTGCCGCACAACATCCACCCCGCGCGGATCTTCATGGGCGACTCCGGCTCCATGCTGATCGGCCTGGTGCTCTCCTCGGCCGCGATCTCCATCACCGGCCAGGTCGACCCGGACGCCATCACGTCGTTCACCGGGTCCACCAAGCAGACCGTCCACTTCATGGTCCCGGTCTACATGCCGCTGCTGCTGCCGCTGACCATGATCGCCATCCCGGCCGCCGACCTGGTGCTGGCCATCGTGCGCCGGACCTGGCGGGGCCAGTCGCCGTTCGCCGCCGACCGCGGCCACCTGCACCACCGGCTGCTGGAGATCGGGCACTCGCACAGCCGGGCCGTCATGATCATGTACTTCTGGGCCGCGCTGATCGCCTTCGCCTCGGTGGCGTTCTCGGTCAGCTCCTCCAGCCTGTGGATCGTGCTGGTGATCGTCGCGCTCAGCGCCGTCGGGCTGGTGGTGCTGCTGCTGCCGGCCTTCCGGCCGCACGCCCCGCGCTGGGCCGAGTCCGTTGTGCCGCCCCGCTACCGGCGCCGCCGGCGCCGGCTGGCCGCCGCCGCGGCCGCCGCGGAGCGGGAGATGCGCGCCGCCGACCCGGCCGACCGGCCCGCGCTCAACGGCGCCACCGCCGTCGGCGACCGCCCGCGGCTGCCCGAACACCGCGCCACCGGAACGCGGGTGGACTCCGGCCGGTGACGGTGGCCTGACCGGGCGTGCCCGACGGTGTGCCCACGGTGGCCCCTTGGTGACGTACTGTCCCATCTGCTGCCGTTCTGCCGTACATTGGGCGGCGTGTCGCTACCCCCCGCGTGTGACAGGCGGCACATCTCCATGGTAAAGACCGCATCAAATACTTTGTGATAGCGTTCACGAAAGCAGGGAAGCCGCCGAAAGACCGCCAGAAACATGGTCTTCCGGCGTGTGGCGCACCCTCGCCCCCGTCCCCCGCTCGTCTCCGACGACTCCGCTCGCCGTACCGCTCGCCCCAACTCCCGCCGGAGGAGCCGCCCCATGCAGCCCAACGACGCCCGGATCCTCCGGGGCTCAGCCCTGGTGGCCGCGCCCGTCGGCGCCGTCGCCGTCATCGCCAGCGCTGTCCTCGCGGGCAGCCACGGGCTGATCGGCGGACTGGTCGCGGTTGCTGTCGTGGGTGTGTTCTTCGCCGGCGGCTCCTATGCGCTGATGCGGATCACCGAGAACCGGCCCCAGGTCGCCATGACCGCGGGAATGCTGGTCTACGCCGTGCAGATCCTGCTCATCGGCGTCTTCATCGTCGCCTTCAACGGCACCAGCGCCTTCAGCGGGCGTGCCTTCGGGCTGAGCCTGCTGGTCACCGCGCTGGCATGGGTGGGCGGCCAGGTCAAGCAGAGTCTGACCAGCCGCATGCTCTACGTCGATCCCGAACCCTCGGTCCCTGCCCTGAAGCGGGAGGCGGACGCGGTCGGGACGGGGTCGCGCGATGCGACGTGACGGAGAGCCCCCGCTCCCCGGAGCGGCGTGGCGGCTCCGCGAAGGAGCATGTAAGGGCAGGGTAAATCGCTTTCCCGCTGGTCTGCTATCGTCCGAAGTCGCATCCGGACGTGAGGGCCCCTCGCTAGCGCAGAGGGTCATGCCCCCGCGCCCTGCGGTGTATTCGGAACCGGAACCGCACGCGCGGCACGGAGGACGGATGCCCGTGCGGCGGTGCGGGCTCCCCGTGGACCACGCAGGCCTCGCCACGCCCCGCCCGCAGTGCCGAACAGCGGCCCCACCAGCCGCGCTGACACACAAGGTTGCCGTTACTTATGCGTCACGACGAAGGAGTCACGGGTGAGTGCCCACACGCTGCTCGCTGAGGCTGGATGCCACATCCAGCACGACTGCGCATTCCCCGCTCCGGGCCTCAACTCGTTCGACTTCAAGCCGCTCTTCAGCATCGGCAGCTTCGACTTCACGAAGCCCATGCTGCTCGCGATCATCGCCATGCTGATCGTGGTGGGCTTCTTCTGGGCCGCGTTCAACAAGCCCAAGCTGGTGCCGGGCAAGCTGCAGCTGGTCGGTGAGATCGGCTACACGTTCGTCGCGCGCAGCATCGCCCGCGAAGTGATCGGCAAGAAGGGCGACAAGTACGTCCCCTTCCTCTGCTCGATCTTCTTCTTCGTGTGGTTCATGAACATCATGTCGATCATCCCGGTCGCGCAGTTCCCGCCCACGTCGCGGTTCGCGTTCCCGGTGGGCCTGGCGGCCCTGGTCTTCATCACGTACATGTACCTGACGTTCAAGACCCACGGCTTCCGGGGCGGCATCAAGAACCTGGTCTGGATCGAGGGGCTCCCGAAGCCCCTGGTGCCGCTGATCGTGGTGCTGGAGTTCATCCAGAACGTGATCACCCGCCCGTTCACCCTGGCGGTCCGGCTCTGGGCGAACATGTTCGCCGGGCACATGCTGATCGTCATGTTCAGCGTCGCCAGCTGGTACCTGCTGACCCCGTCGGTGCTCACCGCGGTGGCCGGCGGATCGTTCGCACTGGCGATCTTCATGACCGCCTTCGAGCTGCTGATCCAGTTCCTCCAGGCGTACATCTTCACGCTGCTCGCCTCGATCTACATCCAGGGCGCGCTCGAAGAGGGCCACTGACCCCGGGCCGGCCCCGGCGTCAACAGCCCGACCCGCACCACCACCCACAAACATCCGCTGGGAAGCCCCCCGGCGGACCGCATCACGAAGGAAGACGAAATGTCTGCCGAGCTCGTTAACCTCGCCGCCGCCACCACCGCCGGCCGCCTGGGCGCGGTCGCCTACGGCCTCGCCGCCATCGGCCCCGGCGTGGGCATCGGTCTGGTCTTCGGACACTCCATCGAGGCCATGGCCCGCCAGCCCGAGGCGATGCCGGTCATCCGCACCAACATGTTCCTCGGCTTCGCGCTCTGCGAGGTCCTCGCGCTGCTCGGCCTGGTCGTCCCCTTCATCTTCCAGAAGTGACCTGGACCGCCAACCAGTAGCCACTCGACGAAAGGTTCAGACATGATGACCTTCCTTGCGGAGGAGGGGGCGCAGAACCCGCTCATCCCCGACACCGCGGAACTGGTTGTCGGCCTGCTCTGCTTCTTCATCGTCTTCGGCCTCCTCGGTAAGAAGCTCCTGCCGAACATCCAGAAGACCCTGGCGGAGCGGCATGACGCGATCGAGGGTGGCCTGGAGCGGGCGGAGAAGGCGCAGGCCGAGGCCAACCGCACGCTTGAGGAGTACAAGGCCCAGCTCGCCGAAGCCCGTCACGAGGCGGCCCGGATCACCGAGCAGGCCCGGGAGCAGGGCGCGCAGATCATCACCGAGATGCGCGAGGAGGGCCAGCGCCAGCGGGACGCGATCGTCACCGCGGGCCACGCCCAGATCGAGGCGGACCGCCGCCAGGTGACCACCGCGCTGCGGCAGGAGGTCGGCCGGCTGGCCACCGACCTGGCCGGACGCGTGGTGGGCGAGTCGCTCCAGGACTCGGCACGGCAGAGCCGGGTCATCGACCGGTTCCTGGACGGGCTTGAGGACAGCGCCGCGTCCGCGGAGGCCGCGCGATGAACGGCGCGAGCCGGGACGCGCTGGCCGGCGCCCGCGAGCGGCTGGACGCGTTGACGGAGAGCACCTCCGTCGACGTGACCGCGCTCGCCGGCGAGCTGGCCTCGGTGACTGCGCTGCTCGACCGCGAGAGCGGTCTGCGCCGCGCGCTGACCGACCCGGCCCAGCCCGCCGAGGGCAAGGCCGAGCTGGTCCGGCGGCTGCTGGGCGGCCAGGTCAGCGGCGAGGCCGCCGACCTGGTGGCCGGCATGGCCCGGTCCCGCTGGTCGCGGTCGCGTGACCTGGCCGACGCCCTGGAGGAGCTGGCCGACACGGCCGACCTGATCGCCGCCCAGCGGGCCGGCGGTCTGGACGACGTCGAGGACGAGCTCTTCCGGTTCGGCCGGATCGCAGCGGGCAGCACCGAGCTGCGCGCCGCGCTCCACGACCGGACGGCTCCGGCCACGTCCAAGTCCGAGCTGCTGCACGGGCTGCTCGGCGGGCGCGTCCACCCGGTGACGGAACGGCTGGTCGTCAGGCTGGTCGGCGCGCCGCGAGGACGTAGCCTGGAGGGCGGGATCGAGTCCCTGTCCAAGCTGGCGGCGGCCCGCCGTGGCAGGACCGTCGCGGAGGTCGTCTCGGCGGTCCCGCTCGACGACCGGCAGAAGCAGCGCCTGGGCGACGCCCTGGCCAGGATCTACGGCCGTCCGGTGCACCTCAACATCGACGTGGACCCCTCGGTCCTCGGCGGACTGCGGGTGCGGGTGGGCGACGAGGTCATCAACGGTTCCATCGCCGATCGGCTCGAAGAGGCCGCGCGGCGGATGGCCGGCTGACAGCCGCCAACTCAACAAGCATGAATGCGGCCCGAGTTGGGCCGTGAGGAATACAGGGCCCAACAAGGAGAGCAGGGAACCCAGATGGCGGAGCTCACGATCCGGCCGGAGGAGATCCGGGACGCGCTGGAGACGTTCGTCCAGTCGTACCAGCCGGACGCCGCCTCGCGCGAGGAGGTCGGCACGGTCAGCGTTGCCGGAGACGGCATCGCGAAGGTCGAGGGACTGCCCTCGGCCATGGCGAACGAGCTGCTGAAGTTCGAGGACGGCACCCTCGGCCTCGCCCTCAACCTCGAAGAGCGCGAGATCGGTGCGATCATCCTCGGCGAGTTCGACGGCATCGAGGAAGGCCAGCCTGTCCAGCGGACCGGCGAGGTGCTGTCCGTCGCCGTCGGTGAGGGCTACCTCGGCCGGGTCGTCGACCCGCTGGGCAACCCGATCGACGGACTCGGCGAGATCGAGACCGAGGGCCGCCGCGCCCTCGAACTGCAGGCGCCCACCGTCATGCAGCGCAAGTCGGTGCACGAGCCGATGCAGACCGGCCTGAAGGCCGTCGACGCCATGACCCCGATCGGCCGCGGTCAGCGCCAGCTGATCATCGGCGACCGGCAGACCGGCAAGACCGCCCTCGCGGTCGACACGATCATCAACCAGCGTGACAACTGGCAGTCCGGCGACCCGAGCAAGCAGGTGCGCTGCATCTACGTCGCCATCGGCCAGAAGGGCTCCACCATCGCGGGCGTGCGCGCCTCGCTGGAGGAGGCCGGCGCGCTGGAGTACACGACGATCGTCGCCGCCCCGGCCTCCGACCCGGCCGGCTTCAAGTACCTCGCCCCCTACACCGGTTCGGCCATCGGTCAGCACTGGATGTACCAGGGCAAGCACGTCCTCATCGTCTTCGACGACCTGAGCAAGCAGGCCGACGCCTACCGCGCCGTCTCGCTGCTGCTGCGCCGTCCGCCGGGCCGCGAGGCCTACCCGGGCGACGTCTTCTACCTGCACTCCCGTCTGCTGGAGCGCTGCGCGAAGCTGTCGGACGACCTGGGCTCCGGCTCCATGACCGGCCTGCCGATCGTGGAGACCAAGGCCAACGACGTGTCGGCGTTCATCCCGACCAACGTCATCTCCATCACCGACGGCCAGTGCTTCCTGGAGTCCGACCTGTTCAACGCCGGCCAGCGCCCGGCCCTGAACGTCGGTATCTCGGTCTCCCGCGTCGGCGGCTCGGCCCAGATCAAGGCCATGAAGAGCGTCTCCGGCCGGCTGAAGCTGGACCTCGCCCAGTACCGCGAGCTGGAGGCGTTCGCTGCCTTCGGTTCCGACCTGGACGCGGCCTCCAAGGCGCAGCTGGAGCGCGGCCAGCGCATGATGGAGCTGGTCAAGCAGGGCCAGTACGCCCCGTTCCCGATCGAGGACCAGGTCGTCTCCATCTGGGCCGGCACCACCGGCAAGCTGGACGACGTCCCGGTCGAGGACATCCGCCGCTTCGAGCGCGAGCTCCTCGACTACCTGCACCGCGAGCACAAGGCGCTGCTCACGGGCATCGTCGAGACGGGCAAGCTGGAGGACGGCACGATCGACGCGCTGACCGGGGCGGTGGCTGCGTTCAAGAAGCAGTTCGAGACCTCCTCGGGCGCGCTGCTGGTCGAGGGCTGATCGCATGGGCGCACAGATTCGGGTCTACAAGCGCCGGATCAGGTCCGTCACCGCCACGAAGAAGATCACCAAGGCGATGGAGATGATCGCGGCCTCGCGGATCATCAAGGCCCAGCGCCAGGTGGCGGCCTCGTCCCCGTACTCCGACGAGCTGACGCGCGCGGTGACCGCCGTCGCGACCGGCTCCAACACCAAGCACGCGCTCACCACCGAGGCGGAGAACCCGACCCGGGCCGCGGTACTGGTCATCACCAGCGACCGCGGTCTGGCGGGCGGCTACTCCTCCAACGCCATCAAGACCGCGGAGCGGCTCACCGAGCGGCTGCGCGGCGAGGGCAAGGAGGTCGACTCCTACCTGGTGGGCCGCAAGGCGGTGGCGTACTTCGCCTTCCGCGAGCGCAAGGTCGCCGGGTCGTGGACCGGGTTCTCGGACAACCCGAGCTACGCCGACGCGAAGAAGGTGTCCGCGCCGCTGATCGAGGCGGTGCTGGCCGACTCCGAGCAGGGCGGGGTGGACGAGATCCACATCGTCTTCACCGAGTTCGTCTCGATGATGACGCAGAACCCGGTCGACCGGCGGCTGCTGCCGCTCGCTCTCAAGGAGCGGCCGCAGGACGAGGAGGGCGGCGGCCCGGCGAAGGCCGAGGCGCTGCCGCTGTTCGAGTTCGAGCCGTCGGCGGAGGGCGTGCTGGACGCGCTGCTGCCGCGGTTCGTCGAGAGCCGCGTCTACAACGCCATGTTGCAGGCGGCCGCGTCCGAGCACGCGGCCCGCCGCCGGGCGATGAAGTCCGCGACGGACAACGCCGAGGACCTCATCAAGTCGCTGACGCGGCTTGCCAACGCGGCCCGACAGGCCGACATCACCCAGGAAATCAGCGAGATCGTCGGTGGCGCGAGCGCCCTCGCCGACGCGAGCGCGGGGAGTGACTGACCACAATGACCACCACTGCTGAAACGGCCACGGCCACGGGCCGCGTCGCCCGGGTCATCGGCCCGGTCGTCGACGTGGAGTTCCCCGTCGACGCGATGCCGGAGATCTACAACGCCCTCCACGTCGACGTCATCGACCCGGCGGCGGACGGCGCGACCAAGACGCTGACGCTGGAGGTCGCGCAGCACCTCGGCGACGGCGTCGTGCGCGCCATCTCCATGCAGCCCACCGACGGTCTGGTCCGCCAGGCCGTGGTGACCAACACCGGCGACGGCATCACCGTGCCCGTCGGCGACGTCACCAAGGGCCGTGTCTTCAACACCCTCGGCCAGATCCTCAACGAGCCCGAGGCCGAGTCCGAGGTCACCGAGCGCTGGGCGATCCACCGCAAGGCGCCGAAGTTCGACGACCTCGAGTCGAAGACCGAGATGTTCGAGACCGGCCTGAAGGTCGTCGACCTGCTGACCCCGTACGTCAAGGGCGGCAAGATCGGCCTCTTCGGCGGCGCCGGCGTCGGCAAGACCGTGCTGATCCAGGAAATGATCATGCGTGTCGCCAAGCTGCACGAGGGCGTCTCCGTCTTCGCCGGCGTGGGTGAGCGCACTCGTGAGGGCAACGACCTCATCGAGGAGATGGCGGAGTCCGGCGTTCTCCCGCAGACCGCGCTGGTCTTCGGCCAGATGGACGAGCCCCCGGGCACCCGTCTGCGGGTCGCGCTGGCCGGTCTGACCATGGCGGAGTACTTCCGCGATGTGCAGAAGCAGGACGTGCTGTTCTTCATCGACAACATCTTCCGCTTCACGCAGGCCGGTTCCGAGGTCTCCACGCTGCTCGGCCGCATGCCGTCCGCGGTGGGCTACCAGCCGAACCTGGCCGACGAGATGGGTCTGCTCCAGGAGCGGATCACGTCGACCCGTGGCCACTCGATCACCTCCATGCAGGCGATCTACGTGCCCGCGGACGACCTGACCGACCCGGCGCCGGCGACCACCTTCGCCCACCTCGACGCGACGACCGTGCTCTCGCGGCCGATCTCGGAGAAGGGCATCTACCCGGCCGTGGACCCGCTGGACTCCACGTCCCGCATCCTGGACCCGCGCTACATCACGCAGGAGCACTACGACACCGCCTCGCGGGTCAAGGGAATCCTGCAGAAGTACAAGGACCTCCAGGACATCATCTCCATCCTGGGCATCGACGAGCTCGGCGAGGAGGACAAGCTCACCGTCTTCCGCGCCCGCCGCATCGAGCGCTTCCTGTCGCAGAACACCCACGCGGCGAAGCAGTTCACCGGTGTCGACGGCTCGGACGTCTCGCTGGACGAGTCCATCACGGCGTTCAACGCGATCGCCGACGGCGAGTACGACCACTTCCCGGAGCAGGCGTTCTTCATGTGCGGTGGCCTGGACGACCTCAAGGCCAACGCCAAGAAGCTCGGCGTCAGCTGACGCAGGGCACTCGCTGAGCAGGGGAGCGGCCCGGCCCGCCCCGGTTCGCCGGGGCGCCGGTCCGGCTCCCCTGCTCGCACCCCTTATTCTTTGTTCTACGCATCCCCGCAGGCGGTGGGTGCCAACCCGAGGAGCCGTCTTGGCCGATCTTCACGTCGAGCTGGTCGCCGCGGACCGCAACGTCTGGTCCGGCGAGGCCCACCTGGTCGTCGCCCGCACCAAGTCGGGTGACATCGGCATCATGGCCAACCACGAGCCGGTGCTCGGGGTGCTCCGGTCCGGTCCGGTGACCATCCGCACCAGCGACGGCGGCACGGTGGTCGCCGCGGTGCACGGCGGGTTCATCTCCTTCTCGGACAACAAGCTGTCCATCCTCGCCGAGATCGCGGAACTCGCCGAGGAGATCGACACCGAGCGGGCCGAGCGCGCGCTCCAGGCGGCCAAGACCGCCGACGACCCGGGTGCCCAGCGCCGCGCCGAGGTGCGGCTGTCGGCCGCCGCCGGAGCCCACTGACCGCTCCTCCCGCCGGGCCCGCAGGGTCCGGCGCCGAGCGGGTGACACCCGCACGCAGCAGGACCCGCAGGACCAACGGTGCCGCGGACCGCCCTTTTCGGCGGTCCGCGGCACCGGCACAGCAAGAGCAGCAGCCATTCCTAGGCGAGGAGGTCGACGGACGTGATCCTCGCTCTCGAAGTGGTCGGCGGGGTGCTCCTCGCCGTGGTGCTGGGGCTCTTCCTCTTCGGGCTGCGCCGCCGGCTGATCCAGCGCCCGGGCGGCACCTTCGACTGCAGCCTGCGGCCCGCCCCGCCCGAGGAGGCCGAGGCCGGCGCGGTCGGCACGGCCGGCGGCCGCGGCTGGGTGTACGGGGTGGCCCGCTACAGCGGTGACCGCGTCGAGTGGTTCCGCGTCTTCTCCTACGGCTTCCGGCCCCGCCGGGTGCTGGAGCGCCCCGCCATCGAGGTGCTGGGGCGGCGGCAGCCGCAGGGCTCGGAGGAGCTGGCGCTGCTGTCCGACGCGGTGGTGCTGGTCTGCGCGCACCGGGGGGTGCGGCTGGAGCTGGCGATGAGCGACGACGCGCTGACCGGTTTCCTCGCCTGGCTGGAGGCGGCGCCGCCCGGCCAGCGCGTCAACGTGGCGTGAGCCCGCGCCGGGCCGGGCTCGCCCGGCCCAGCTCGGTGGCTTGACGGTCCGGGCGGCTCGGGCGGTCCGGTGGCTCCACCGTCCGGGCGGCTCGGGCGCCTCGGTGGCTCAGCGGTTCTCGCCGGGCACCCACAACACGTCGCCGCGCTCCTTGTTGGCCGTGCGCGCCAGGATGAACAGCAGGTCCGACAGCCGGTTCAGGTAGGTCGCGGTGAGCGCGTTCATCGTCGTGCCGTGCTCCTCCAACGCCGCCCACGTCGAGCGCTCCGCCCGCCGCACCACCGTGGTGGCCTGGTGCAGCAGCGCCGCGCCCGGGGTGCCGCCGGGCAGGATGAAGCTGCGCAGCTTCTCCAGATCGGCCAGGAAACGGTCGCAGTCCGCCTCCAGACGGTCCACGTAGGACTGCTCCACCCGCAGCGGCGGGTACTTCGGGTCCGGCGCCACAGGGGTGGCCAGGTCCGCGCCCACGTCGAAGAGGTCGTTCTGCACCCGGGTCAGTACGGCCGCCAGCGGCTCGGACAGCCCGCCCAGCGCGAGGGCCGTGCCGATGACGGCGTTCGCCTCGTTGACGTCGGCGTAGGCGGCGATGCGGGTGTCGGTCTTCGCGGTGCGGCTCATGTCGCCGAGCGCGGTCGTGCCGTCGTCGCCGGTGCGGGTGTAGATGCGGGTGAGGTTGACCATGCGGCGAGCCTACCCAGGAGCCTTGCCCTGCCCGCCCGACGCCGCGCGCCCGCGACCCCTGCCACCGCGCGACGCCGCGCGCCCGCCAGCCCTCGACGCCGCGCGCCCGCGGCCGTGTGCCCGGCTGCCGCGTGCCCGCTTCGGTGCCGCGGGGCCCGATTCCCCGCCCCCCGCACGGTCGTTGCCGGGGCCCCGCCCGGCGCCGCGGTCCGGCCCGCCACCCTCGGTGCGACCAAGGACACACGGTGACGCGGCCGACATGATGCTGCGCACGGCGTGGAACGGGCGCTATCGTCCGGCAGACGCCCCAACTACCCCGACGGAGAGGTGTGTGCCGTGGCGAAGAAGCTCGCCGTCATCGGAGCCGGACTGATGGGCTCCGGCATCGCTCAGGTGTCCGCACAGGCGGGCTACGAGGTGGTGCTGCGCGATGTCACGGACGAGGCGCTCGCCCGCGGCCGGGACGCGATCGCCGCGTCCTACCGGAAGTTCACCGAGAAGGGCCGGATGACCGGGGAGGACGCGGAGGCCGCGCTCGCCCGGATCACCACCACCACCGACCTCGACGCCGTCGCCGACGCGGACCTGGTGGTGGAGGCGGTGTTCGAGCAGGTCGAGGTGAAGCGGGAGATCTTCCGCACCCTGGACGGCCTGGTCCGCGACGACGCCGTCCTCGCCTCCAACACCTCCGCCATCCCCATCACGAAGATCGCCGCGGCCACCGCCAGCCCCGAACGGGTGGTGGGCACCCACTTCTTCTCGCCGGTGCCGCTGATGCAGCTGTGCGAGCTGGTCCGCGGCCTCAAGACCAGCGACGAGACCCTCGCCCGCGCACGGGAGTTCGCCGAGTCCACCGGCAAGACCTGCGTCGTCGTCAACCGCGACGTGGCCGGCTTCGTCACCACCCGGCTGATCTCCGCGCTCGTCGTCGAGGCGGTCAAGCTGTACGAGTCCGGGGTGGCCAGCGCCGAGGACATCGACACCGCCTGCAGGCTCGGCTTCGGCCACGCCATGGGTCCGCTCGCCACCGCCGACCTGACCGGCGTCGACATCCTGCTGCACGCCACCGGCAACATCTACACCGAGTCGCAGGACGAGAAGTTCGCCCCGCCGGAGCTGATGCGCCGGATGGTGGACGCGGGCGCCATCGGCCGCAAGAGCGGCGAGGGCTTCTACCGCTACCCGTAGCCCGTCCGCGCGTCAGACCGAAAGCCACTGAAAGCCACTGAAAGCCATTGAAAGACACTGAAAGCCGAACGCACCAATCCGATCACCCTTGAGGGTGAATTCGGTATCGGTTCCCTCACAGACGGCAACTTCTGTATACGACGGGCCGTCAGTTGTGTGAAGACAGAACGGGTCCATGCCGTTCGGGAGACGGCGTACACACCAGCACTGTCCGGGGAGTGACTATGCACATCAGGGGCGACCACGCCGAGCTGGTCGTCGGGGGGCGCCTCGACGTCCGCAGCGCGGCGGACGCCCGTACGGCCCTGCACACCGCCGTCGACTCCGGCGCCGGCGACCTCGTACTGAACCTGACCGAGCTGGACTCGTGGGATGCGACCGGCCTCGGCGTCATCATGGGTGCCCACCGGCGGGCCGGCCGGGCCAACCGGCGGCTGGTGCTGCGCG
Encoded proteins:
- a CDS encoding MraY family glycosyltransferase, with amino-acid sequence MREYLLTLFIAAAVTYLLTGPVRKFAIAAGAMPPIRDRDVHREPTPRLGGIAMFGGLCAGLVVAAHLTNLSSVFTLSNEPRALLSGAGLIWLLGVLDDKWGVDALVKLGVQMIAAGVMVFQGLAILWIPVPGIGTVALTPVQSTLLTVALVVITINAVNFVDGLDGLAAGMVCIASVAFFMYAYRMWYGYGIEAAAPATLFSAILIGMCLGFLPHNIHPARIFMGDSGSMLIGLVLSSAAISITGQVDPDAITSFTGSTKQTVHFMVPVYMPLLLPLTMIAIPAADLVLAIVRRTWRGQSPFAADRGHLHHRLLEIGHSHSRAVMIMYFWAALIAFASVAFSVSSSSLWIVLVIVALSAVGLVVLLLPAFRPHAPRWAESVVPPRYRRRRRRLAAAAAAAEREMRAADPADRPALNGATAVGDRPRLPEHRATGTRVDSGR
- the atpB gene encoding F0F1 ATP synthase subunit A, with the protein product MSAHTLLAEAGCHIQHDCAFPAPGLNSFDFKPLFSIGSFDFTKPMLLAIIAMLIVVGFFWAAFNKPKLVPGKLQLVGEIGYTFVARSIAREVIGKKGDKYVPFLCSIFFFVWFMNIMSIIPVAQFPPTSRFAFPVGLAALVFITYMYLTFKTHGFRGGIKNLVWIEGLPKPLVPLIVVLEFIQNVITRPFTLAVRLWANMFAGHMLIVMFSVASWYLLTPSVLTAVAGGSFALAIFMTAFELLIQFLQAYIFTLLASIYIQGALEEGH
- the atpE gene encoding ATP synthase F0 subunit C, producing the protein MSAELVNLAAATTAGRLGAVAYGLAAIGPGVGIGLVFGHSIEAMARQPEAMPVIRTNMFLGFALCEVLALLGLVVPFIFQK
- a CDS encoding F0F1 ATP synthase subunit B yields the protein MMTFLAEEGAQNPLIPDTAELVVGLLCFFIVFGLLGKKLLPNIQKTLAERHDAIEGGLERAEKAQAEANRTLEEYKAQLAEARHEAARITEQAREQGAQIITEMREEGQRQRDAIVTAGHAQIEADRRQVTTALRQEVGRLATDLAGRVVGESLQDSARQSRVIDRFLDGLEDSAASAEAAR
- a CDS encoding F0F1 ATP synthase subunit delta — encoded protein: MNGASRDALAGARERLDALTESTSVDVTALAGELASVTALLDRESGLRRALTDPAQPAEGKAELVRRLLGGQVSGEAADLVAGMARSRWSRSRDLADALEELADTADLIAAQRAGGLDDVEDELFRFGRIAAGSTELRAALHDRTAPATSKSELLHGLLGGRVHPVTERLVVRLVGAPRGRSLEGGIESLSKLAAARRGRTVAEVVSAVPLDDRQKQRLGDALARIYGRPVHLNIDVDPSVLGGLRVRVGDEVINGSIADRLEEAARRMAG
- the atpA gene encoding F0F1 ATP synthase subunit alpha, which gives rise to MAELTIRPEEIRDALETFVQSYQPDAASREEVGTVSVAGDGIAKVEGLPSAMANELLKFEDGTLGLALNLEEREIGAIILGEFDGIEEGQPVQRTGEVLSVAVGEGYLGRVVDPLGNPIDGLGEIETEGRRALELQAPTVMQRKSVHEPMQTGLKAVDAMTPIGRGQRQLIIGDRQTGKTALAVDTIINQRDNWQSGDPSKQVRCIYVAIGQKGSTIAGVRASLEEAGALEYTTIVAAPASDPAGFKYLAPYTGSAIGQHWMYQGKHVLIVFDDLSKQADAYRAVSLLLRRPPGREAYPGDVFYLHSRLLERCAKLSDDLGSGSMTGLPIVETKANDVSAFIPTNVISITDGQCFLESDLFNAGQRPALNVGISVSRVGGSAQIKAMKSVSGRLKLDLAQYRELEAFAAFGSDLDAASKAQLERGQRMMELVKQGQYAPFPIEDQVVSIWAGTTGKLDDVPVEDIRRFERELLDYLHREHKALLTGIVETGKLEDGTIDALTGAVAAFKKQFETSSGALLVEG
- a CDS encoding F0F1 ATP synthase subunit gamma, producing the protein MGAQIRVYKRRIRSVTATKKITKAMEMIAASRIIKAQRQVAASSPYSDELTRAVTAVATGSNTKHALTTEAENPTRAAVLVITSDRGLAGGYSSNAIKTAERLTERLRGEGKEVDSYLVGRKAVAYFAFRERKVAGSWTGFSDNPSYADAKKVSAPLIEAVLADSEQGGVDEIHIVFTEFVSMMTQNPVDRRLLPLALKERPQDEEGGGPAKAEALPLFEFEPSAEGVLDALLPRFVESRVYNAMLQAAASEHAARRRAMKSATDNAEDLIKSLTRLANAARQADITQEISEIVGGASALADASAGSD
- the atpD gene encoding F0F1 ATP synthase subunit beta; the protein is MTTTAETATATGRVARVIGPVVDVEFPVDAMPEIYNALHVDVIDPAADGATKTLTLEVAQHLGDGVVRAISMQPTDGLVRQAVVTNTGDGITVPVGDVTKGRVFNTLGQILNEPEAESEVTERWAIHRKAPKFDDLESKTEMFETGLKVVDLLTPYVKGGKIGLFGGAGVGKTVLIQEMIMRVAKLHEGVSVFAGVGERTREGNDLIEEMAESGVLPQTALVFGQMDEPPGTRLRVALAGLTMAEYFRDVQKQDVLFFIDNIFRFTQAGSEVSTLLGRMPSAVGYQPNLADEMGLLQERITSTRGHSITSMQAIYVPADDLTDPAPATTFAHLDATTVLSRPISEKGIYPAVDPLDSTSRILDPRYITQEHYDTASRVKGILQKYKDLQDIISILGIDELGEEDKLTVFRARRIERFLSQNTHAAKQFTGVDGSDVSLDESITAFNAIADGEYDHFPEQAFFMCGGLDDLKANAKKLGVS
- a CDS encoding F0F1 ATP synthase subunit epsilon; protein product: MADLHVELVAADRNVWSGEAHLVVARTKSGDIGIMANHEPVLGVLRSGPVTIRTSDGGTVVAAVHGGFISFSDNKLSILAEIAELAEEIDTERAERALQAAKTADDPGAQRRAEVRLSAAAGAH